Proteins from a genomic interval of Clostridium sp. M62/1:
- a CDS encoding YqeG family HAD IIIA-type phosphatase, with product MFKAFYPKEYRDSAYDIPYEKFYREGIRGVIFDIDNTLVPHGAPADQRAKELFLRLHGMGMKTCLLSNNKEPRVASFASQVKSPYIFKGGKPGTKGYQRAMELMGTDCRTSLFVGDQLFTDVYGANRAGIYAVLTKPIHPKEEIQIVLKRRLEAVVLLFYRRACEKQRKHS from the coding sequence ATGTTTAAAGCATTCTACCCAAAGGAATACAGGGACTCCGCTTATGATATCCCCTACGAGAAGTTTTACAGGGAGGGGATTCGCGGAGTCATTTTCGATATAGACAATACACTCGTTCCCCACGGTGCTCCGGCGGATCAGAGGGCGAAGGAGCTTTTTTTGCGCCTTCACGGGATGGGTATGAAAACCTGCCTCCTCTCGAATAATAAGGAGCCCAGGGTGGCATCCTTTGCCAGTCAGGTGAAATCTCCCTATATTTTTAAGGGCGGAAAGCCTGGAACGAAGGGCTATCAGAGGGCCATGGAGCTTATGGGCACAGACTGCAGGACGAGCCTTTTTGTGGGAGACCAGCTGTTTACGGATGTGTATGGGGCCAACAGGGCAGGCATTTACGCAGTCCTGACAAAGCCCATCCATCCCAAAGAGGAGATTCAGATCGTGCTGAAGCGGAGGCTGGAGGCGGTGGTACTCCTCTTCTACAGGAGGGCGTGCGAAAAACAGAGAAAGCACAGCTGA
- the aroE gene encoding shikimate dehydrogenase, producing the protein MKNNEKNRGAEWAALVNGTTKVCGILADPVEHSMSPMLQNLYGNSTGTDMVYVPFRVKEEELEAAVRGAFALNIRGLNVTVPHKQSVMRFLDGIDETAKAVGAVNTLVRTEGGYKGYNTDVPGLLRAVREAGIEIRGRNCILIGAGGAAKAAAYLLAGEGAEHIYLLNRSMDRAASLADWINGQSGGRELVTALPVSEWRSIPDGRYLAIQSTSVGMYPNTDSAPIEDREFYRLIDEAVDIIYTPAETKFMRLVREAGGRAVNGLNMLIYQGVISYELWYPGQRVNRETLALARRLIEERLAGGRAGEPACEETVQNSRKGGNERNSLPSPILLIGFMGAGKTSVGKILAERTGLPFLDTDQEIEKRAGMTIPEIFETKGEEGFRAVETETLRALIEESEESPSPAVFSTGGGLPMREENRELLRQLGFCVYLKTSAGEVLCRLKGDTTRPLLRGDNVRERAEGLLKEREPFYEAASDCIVLTDQKTPEEIAEEIESKIREL; encoded by the coding sequence ATGAAAAATAATGAGAAAAACAGAGGTGCAGAGTGGGCGGCTCTGGTTAATGGGACAACCAAGGTGTGCGGGATTCTTGCAGATCCGGTGGAGCATTCCATGTCTCCTATGCTGCAGAACCTTTACGGGAACAGTACCGGGACGGACATGGTCTACGTGCCCTTTCGCGTAAAAGAGGAGGAGCTTGAGGCGGCGGTCAGAGGAGCCTTTGCCTTAAATATCAGAGGGCTGAACGTCACCGTTCCTCACAAGCAGAGTGTGATGCGTTTTCTGGATGGAATCGATGAGACGGCAAAGGCTGTGGGAGCCGTGAATACGCTGGTGCGCACAGAGGGCGGCTATAAGGGGTACAATACAGATGTTCCCGGACTTTTAAGAGCCGTGAGGGAAGCCGGAATCGAGATCAGGGGCAGAAACTGTATTCTGATCGGAGCAGGAGGGGCTGCAAAGGCGGCTGCCTACCTGCTGGCCGGCGAGGGAGCAGAGCATATTTACCTGCTGAACCGGAGCATGGACCGGGCTGCATCCTTAGCTGACTGGATAAACGGGCAGTCGGGAGGAAGAGAACTGGTGACAGCTCTGCCTGTTTCTGAGTGGAGGAGCATTCCTGACGGCAGGTATCTGGCCATCCAGTCCACCAGCGTGGGCATGTATCCGAACACGGACAGCGCTCCAATCGAGGACAGGGAATTTTACCGCCTGATAGATGAGGCAGTGGATATTATCTATACACCTGCGGAGACGAAGTTCATGCGCCTTGTGAGGGAGGCGGGAGGCCGTGCGGTGAACGGTCTCAACATGCTGATTTACCAGGGAGTGATCTCCTACGAGCTCTGGTATCCGGGCCAGAGAGTGAACAGGGAAACCCTGGCACTTGCCAGAAGGCTGATAGAGGAGCGGCTTGCCGGAGGGAGAGCCGGGGAGCCGGCCTGTGAAGAGACGGTACAGAACAGCCGCAAGGGCGGGAATGAAAGAAATTCTCTCCCATCCCCGATTCTGCTGATCGGTTTTATGGGGGCCGGAAAGACAAGCGTGGGAAAAATCCTTGCAGAGAGGACAGGCCTTCCGTTTCTGGACACGGATCAGGAGATTGAAAAAAGAGCCGGCATGACCATACCGGAGATCTTTGAGACGAAGGGCGAGGAGGGGTTCAGGGCTGTGGAAACAGAAACGCTGAGAGCTCTCATTGAAGAGTCTGAGGAGTCCCCAAGCCCGGCTGTATTCTCCACAGGGGGAGGGCTCCCCATGAGGGAAGAAAACCGGGAGCTTTTAAGGCAGCTGGGCTTCTGTGTCTATCTGAAGACCTCAGCCGGGGAGGTGCTCTGCCGCCTGAAAGGCGATACCACCAGGCCTCTCTTGAGAGGGGACAATGTAAGAGAGAGGGCAGAGGGGCTTTTAAAAGAGAGGGAGCCCTTTTATGAGGCCGCGTCAGACTGTATCGTGCTCACGGATCAGAAGACACCGGAGGAGATAGCCGAAGAGATCGAAAGCAAAATCAGGGAACTGTGA
- the efp gene encoding elongation factor P, translated as MVSAGDFRNGITVEIEGNVFQIVEFQHVKPGKGAAFVRTKLKNIKNGGVVEKTFRPTEKFPAARIDRVDMQYLYSDGDLFHFMNVENYEQIALTADQIGDALKFVKENDMVKICSHNGEVFSVEAPLFAELEITETEPGFKGDTATGATKPAIVETGATIYVPLFVEIGDKVKIDTRTGEYLSRV; from the coding sequence ATGGTATCAGCTGGCGATTTTAGAAACGGCATTACAGTGGAAATCGAAGGAAATGTATTCCAGATTGTCGAGTTCCAGCACGTAAAGCCAGGCAAGGGCGCTGCATTCGTAAGAACTAAACTTAAAAATATCAAAAACGGCGGTGTTGTTGAGAAGACCTTCAGACCTACTGAGAAGTTCCCGGCAGCCAGAATTGACAGAGTAGACATGCAGTATCTGTACTCTGACGGAGATTTATTCCACTTCATGAACGTGGAGAACTATGAGCAGATCGCTCTGACAGCAGATCAGATCGGTGATGCCCTGAAGTTCGTAAAGGAGAACGACATGGTTAAGATCTGCTCCCACAATGGAGAGGTATTCTCTGTGGAGGCTCCGTTATTTGCAGAGCTTGAGATCACAGAGACAGAGCCAGGCTTCAAGGGAGATACAGCTACAGGCGCTACCAAGCCGGCGATTGTTGAGACTGGCGCTACCATCTACGTTCCGTTATTCGTAGAGATCGGCGACAAGGTAAAAATCGATACACGTACAGGCGAGTACCTGTCCAGAGTATAA
- a CDS encoding peptidoglycan recognition family protein, which translates to MEEEFKRGGRDGAYEPGRTRESSRKRDTRMQREWMKRRRKRRFGMLGATAVIFFAAGILIGWFFRGSLIREPVNLAAIEMPDWVTQELLTVNPYSRPGTKLCSVNGIVVHYVGNPGTTAEQNRNYFEGLKAQTGENKVSVSSNFIIGMDGEIIQCVPIDEMAYASNSRNSDTISIECCHPEADGRFTEETYDSLVRLTAWLCSELKLKPKDVIRHYDVTEKACPKYFVDHPQEWETFLKDVKKAMRAG; encoded by the coding sequence TTGGAAGAGGAGTTTAAAAGGGGAGGCCGTGACGGCGCGTATGAGCCGGGACGGACGAGGGAGAGCAGCCGGAAGAGAGATACCAGGATGCAGAGAGAGTGGATGAAGCGCCGGAGAAAAAGGCGGTTTGGTATGCTGGGGGCGACGGCAGTTATTTTTTTCGCGGCGGGAATCCTGATTGGATGGTTTTTCAGGGGGAGCCTGATAAGAGAGCCGGTCAATCTCGCGGCCATCGAGATGCCGGACTGGGTGACGCAGGAGCTTCTGACTGTCAATCCGTACTCCAGGCCCGGGACAAAGCTCTGTTCCGTAAACGGGATCGTGGTTCACTATGTGGGAAATCCGGGCACCACGGCTGAGCAGAACAGAAATTACTTCGAGGGGCTGAAGGCTCAGACAGGGGAAAATAAGGTATCGGTCAGCAGCAATTTTATCATCGGCATGGACGGCGAGATAATCCAGTGTGTTCCCATAGATGAGATGGCGTACGCATCCAACAGCAGAAACTCTGACACGATCTCCATTGAATGCTGCCACCCTGAGGCAGACGGCAGGTTTACTGAGGAAACCTACGACTCACTGGTCAGACTGACTGCCTGGCTGTGCAGTGAGCTGAAGCTGAAGCCAAAGGATGTGATCCGCCACTACGATGTGACGGAGAAGGCATGTCCCAAATATTTTGTCGATCATCCGCAGGAGTGGGAGACATTTCTGAAGGATGTGAAGAAGGCAATGAGGGCAGGCTGA
- the argS gene encoding arginine--tRNA ligase, whose amino-acid sequence MKKMIDLIVAELTPAFTECGYDEKYVKVTVSNRPDLCEYQCNGAMAAAKAYKKKPIDIANEVVEKAKESRMFSEIGAVMPGFINLRISPEYLAGYMNEMAADEKYGLEETKAPETIIIDYGGANVAKPLHVGHLRSAVIGESIKRISRYMGHHVISDVHLGDWGLQMGLIIEELHDRQPELPYFDESFTGEYPEEAPFTISELEEIYPAASAKSKVDEAFKERAQEATFKLQSGYAPYRAIWKHIMNVSLKDLKRNYGNLNVSFDLWKGESDAQPYIPALIQDLIDKGLAYESQGALVVDIAEETDSKELPPCIVRKSDGAALYATSDLATIVQREQDFHPDRYIYVVDKRQELHFTQVFRVAKKAGIVKDDTKMIFLGFGTMNSKDGGPFKTRDGGVMRLEHLIDEIDEEVYRKIQEKQRVPEEEMRRTAEMIGLAALKYGDLSNQATKDYVFDVDRFISFEGNTGPHIQYMVVRIKSILEKYGELMGGTYSLIPIRPAASETEKKLQLELCRFGEVVESAFAETAPHRICQYMYDLSDAFNNFYLVNKIIGEEDREKQAGFISLISLTKDVLNACMDLLGMEAPEHM is encoded by the coding sequence ATGAAGAAAATGATTGACTTAATTGTGGCAGAGCTGACGCCTGCCTTTACGGAATGCGGATATGATGAAAAATATGTGAAGGTGACGGTTTCCAACCGCCCGGATCTGTGCGAATATCAGTGTAACGGAGCCATGGCAGCAGCCAAGGCTTACAAAAAGAAGCCCATCGACATCGCAAACGAGGTGGTGGAGAAGGCAAAGGAAAGCCGGATGTTCTCTGAGATCGGAGCCGTGATGCCGGGATTTATCAACCTGCGCATCTCTCCGGAGTATCTGGCCGGATATATGAACGAGATGGCGGCAGATGAGAAATACGGGCTGGAGGAGACAAAGGCCCCTGAAACGATTATCATCGACTATGGCGGAGCCAATGTGGCAAAGCCTCTTCACGTAGGTCATCTGCGCTCCGCTGTCATCGGCGAGAGCATTAAGCGGATCAGCCGCTATATGGGCCACCATGTGATCAGCGACGTGCATCTGGGGGACTGGGGACTCCAGATGGGACTGATTATTGAGGAGCTTCACGACAGACAGCCGGAGCTTCCGTATTTTGACGAGAGCTTCACTGGGGAATATCCGGAGGAGGCGCCGTTTACCATCTCCGAGCTGGAGGAGATCTACCCGGCTGCCAGCGCCAAGTCAAAGGTGGACGAGGCGTTTAAGGAGAGAGCTCAGGAGGCTACCTTCAAGCTGCAGAGCGGCTATGCACCCTACCGGGCTATCTGGAAGCATATTATGAATGTTTCCCTGAAGGACTTAAAGAGAAATTATGGAAACCTGAATGTGTCCTTTGATTTATGGAAGGGCGAGAGCGATGCACAGCCCTATATCCCGGCTCTGATTCAGGATCTCATTGACAAGGGGCTGGCTTACGAGAGCCAGGGAGCGCTTGTCGTGGACATTGCCGAGGAGACTGACTCCAAGGAGCTTCCTCCCTGCATCGTGAGAAAGTCCGACGGGGCGGCTCTCTATGCCACCTCCGATCTTGCGACTATCGTGCAGAGGGAGCAGGATTTCCACCCGGATCGCTATATTTACGTGGTGGACAAGCGCCAGGAGCTTCACTTTACCCAGGTATTCCGCGTGGCGAAGAAGGCCGGAATTGTGAAGGATGACACAAAGATGATCTTCCTCGGCTTCGGCACCATGAACAGCAAGGACGGCGGCCCGTTCAAGACCAGGGACGGAGGCGTCATGAGACTGGAGCACCTGATCGACGAGATCGATGAGGAGGTTTACAGGAAGATTCAGGAGAAGCAGAGAGTTCCGGAGGAGGAGATGAGAAGGACTGCCGAGATGATCGGCCTTGCAGCCTTAAAATACGGAGATCTCTCCAACCAGGCTACAAAGGACTACGTGTTCGACGTGGATCGCTTTATCTCCTTTGAGGGAAATACAGGTCCTCACATTCAGTACATGGTTGTGCGCATTAAGTCCATCCTTGAAAAGTACGGGGAACTGATGGGCGGAACCTACAGCCTGATCCCTATTCGCCCGGCGGCGTCAGAGACAGAGAAAAAGCTGCAGCTTGAGCTGTGCCGCTTCGGAGAAGTGGTGGAGTCAGCTTTTGCAGAGACAGCGCCTCACCGCATCTGCCAGTATATGTATGACCTGTCTGATGCGTTTAACAATTTCTATCTGGTGAACAAAATCATCGGCGAGGAGGACAGAGAGAAGCAGGCGGGCTTTATCAGTCTGATCAGTCTGACAAAGGATGTTTTAAATGCCTGCATGGATCTTCTTGGAATGGAAGCGCCGGAGCATATGTAA
- a CDS encoding DEAD/DEAH box helicase, which yields MEVKELSADVFWKGEICISGKVEDEGHIYHTKVYIKGSQIFDYSCSCSGGNSGRTMCRHGQELYRAYQAEGREREEKAVSTSQSVRMMIREYTNRQVAEIVAESEGEDVEFLPLLLIRREGLFLEASLKRGREYLLRDLAAFAQAVREGRYVEYGRGLAFNHDLNAFTKESRGMAAFASQLALTYLDHYGQIRRGQMPAVPALRSLKLGRADADRFFELIEGRNLQCEDMRGHRRILEAVNGDPDFCVTVKKAGKGGIKVSVPPDLLVFEGEKSLYVADTKKLYRCSREYTEAMSVFLSELLKNREEPGSALVGERDIPLFYERVLKGMEAFGILTQEGVDLESARPEPLSVRFAFDCLDDGRIALTPSLSYGDYHFHPMDDGEVPKEICRDVPGEFRVSCLITRYFSAREEGTGRLLLAAGDDALYRLLDEGMEQFGELGEIWFSDRFRGLNIRRAPEISLGVSAADGWLKLTLDTGDMSGTELLKVLDAYRQKKKYYRLKNGEFLKLSDDGFMTIARLQEGLGIGKGELKEKQIVLPGYRALYLDQMVREEGGIAFYRDSLYKAVVRGMKSVADSDFEIPASFQGELREYQKTGYRWLRTLDHWGFGGILADDMGLGKTIQVIALLLSAKEEGMSLIVCPASLVYNWAHELSVFAPSLRVLTAAGSLGERRELLAGMDSCQVIVTSYDLLKRDIEIYREKSFRFEILDEAQCIKNAATKSAKAVKEVKARTRFALTGTPVENHLGELWSIFDYLMPGFLFAYGKFRTMYEIPIVKDRDERAAANLRRLIGPFLLRRLKCDVLKELPEKIERVVYSAFEGEQKKLYGANVLRLRQELEAGGELPGKIQILAGLTRLRQICCDPSLCYENYKGESAKLETCLALLSGAVAAGHRVLLFSQFASMFPIIKKRLDRAGIGCFVLTGATSKEERSRLTAKFYAGDVPVFLISLKAGGTGLNLTAADVVIHYDPWWNAAAQDQATDRAHRIGQKKQVTVFRLIMKGTVEESILHLQESKSELAERIVTEGSVSLAGLGREELLKLLEP from the coding sequence ATGGAGGTGAAGGAGCTGTCGGCTGACGTCTTCTGGAAGGGAGAGATCTGCATTTCAGGAAAGGTGGAGGACGAGGGACACATCTATCATACGAAGGTTTACATCAAGGGTAGTCAGATTTTTGACTACTCTTGTTCCTGTAGTGGGGGAAATTCTGGCCGGACCATGTGCCGTCATGGGCAGGAGCTCTACAGGGCGTATCAGGCAGAAGGACGGGAGAGAGAGGAAAAGGCTGTGTCTACTTCCCAGTCTGTGAGGATGATGATACGGGAATACACAAACCGCCAGGTGGCGGAAATTGTGGCAGAGAGCGAAGGGGAGGATGTGGAATTTCTGCCCCTTCTTCTTATACGCAGGGAAGGGCTCTTTCTCGAAGCCAGCTTAAAGAGGGGGCGGGAGTATCTGCTGAGGGATCTGGCAGCTTTCGCCCAGGCGGTGAGAGAGGGGCGATATGTGGAATACGGCAGAGGGCTGGCCTTTAATCACGATCTGAACGCCTTTACGAAGGAGAGCAGGGGAATGGCCGCCTTTGCATCCCAGCTGGCTCTCACATATCTGGACCACTATGGACAGATCAGGAGAGGCCAGATGCCGGCAGTGCCTGCGCTTCGCAGCCTGAAGCTGGGGAGGGCTGACGCGGACCGCTTTTTTGAACTGATTGAGGGGAGAAATCTGCAGTGCGAGGACATGAGGGGACACAGGAGAATTCTGGAGGCAGTAAACGGGGATCCTGATTTCTGCGTCACAGTGAAAAAGGCCGGGAAGGGTGGAATAAAGGTGAGCGTGCCGCCGGATCTCCTTGTCTTTGAAGGGGAGAAAAGCCTCTATGTGGCAGATACAAAAAAACTGTACCGATGCAGCAGAGAGTACACGGAGGCCATGTCCGTGTTTTTGTCAGAGCTTTTGAAGAACCGGGAGGAGCCGGGGAGCGCTCTGGTGGGAGAGAGGGATATCCCCCTGTTCTATGAGCGGGTTTTAAAGGGCATGGAGGCCTTCGGGATTCTCACGCAGGAGGGAGTAGACCTGGAGAGCGCAAGACCGGAACCCCTCTCGGTCCGCTTTGCGTTTGACTGCCTCGATGACGGGAGAATTGCCCTGACACCCAGCCTGTCTTATGGGGACTACCATTTTCACCCAATGGACGACGGGGAAGTTCCAAAAGAAATCTGCCGGGATGTGCCGGGAGAATTTCGGGTAAGCTGCCTGATCACCAGGTACTTTTCCGCCAGGGAGGAGGGAACGGGAAGGCTTCTTCTGGCAGCGGGAGATGATGCCCTGTACCGTCTTCTGGACGAGGGGATGGAGCAGTTTGGAGAGCTTGGAGAAATCTGGTTCTCTGACAGATTCAGGGGGCTCAATATCCGCCGTGCCCCGGAGATTTCTCTGGGAGTGTCAGCGGCAGACGGATGGCTGAAGCTGACACTCGACACAGGGGATATGAGCGGTACGGAGCTTTTAAAGGTTCTCGACGCCTACAGACAGAAAAAGAAGTATTATCGGCTGAAAAACGGGGAATTCTTAAAATTGTCGGATGACGGCTTCATGACTATTGCAAGGCTTCAGGAGGGGCTTGGCATCGGAAAGGGGGAGCTGAAAGAAAAACAGATTGTCCTGCCGGGCTATCGGGCTCTCTACCTGGATCAGATGGTCAGAGAAGAGGGAGGGATTGCCTTTTACAGGGACAGCCTTTACAAGGCGGTGGTGCGGGGGATGAAGTCGGTGGCGGACAGCGATTTTGAGATTCCTGCATCCTTTCAGGGGGAGCTGAGGGAATATCAGAAAACGGGCTACCGCTGGCTGCGTACCCTGGACCACTGGGGCTTTGGCGGCATTCTGGCGGACGACATGGGGCTTGGGAAGACCATACAGGTGATCGCCCTTCTGCTCTCCGCGAAGGAGGAGGGAATGTCCCTGATTGTCTGCCCTGCATCTCTGGTCTATAACTGGGCCCACGAGCTGTCTGTGTTCGCTCCGTCTCTGCGGGTTCTGACGGCGGCAGGCAGCTTGGGGGAGCGCAGAGAGCTGCTCGCCGGGATGGATTCCTGCCAGGTGATTGTGACTTCCTATGATCTGCTGAAGAGAGATATTGAAATATACCGGGAGAAGAGTTTCCGGTTCGAGATCCTTGATGAGGCTCAGTGCATCAAAAATGCGGCCACCAAGAGCGCGAAGGCAGTGAAAGAGGTAAAGGCCCGCACCCGGTTTGCCCTGACGGGCACTCCTGTGGAAAATCATCTGGGAGAGCTCTGGAGTATTTTTGACTACCTGATGCCGGGATTTCTGTTTGCCTATGGGAAATTCCGGACCATGTACGAGATTCCCATTGTGAAGGACAGGGATGAGAGAGCGGCTGCGAATCTGCGCCGCCTGATTGGCCCCTTCCTGCTGCGCCGCCTGAAGTGCGATGTGCTGAAAGAACTGCCGGAAAAAATCGAGAGGGTGGTATACTCTGCCTTCGAGGGAGAGCAGAAAAAGCTCTACGGGGCCAATGTGCTCCGGCTCCGGCAGGAGCTGGAAGCTGGCGGGGAGCTGCCGGGAAAAATACAGATCCTGGCAGGACTTACAAGGCTTCGCCAGATCTGCTGTGATCCCTCCCTCTGTTATGAAAATTACAAGGGTGAGTCGGCAAAGCTGGAAACCTGTCTGGCTCTGCTCTCAGGGGCGGTTGCGGCCGGGCACAGGGTTCTGCTCTTCTCCCAGTTTGCCTCCATGTTCCCGATTATAAAGAAGAGGCTTGACAGAGCCGGGATCGGCTGCTTTGTGCTGACTGGGGCCACCTCTAAGGAGGAGAGAAGCCGTCTGACTGCCAAGTTTTATGCAGGGGACGTTCCGGTGTTCCTGATTTCCTTAAAGGCAGGAGGTACGGGGCTGAATCTGACGGCTGCGGATGTGGTGATCCACTATGATCCCTGGTGGAATGCCGCGGCTCAGGATCAGGCCACAGACAGGGCGCACCGGATTGGCCAGAAAAAGCAGGTGACGGTGTTCCGGCTGATTATGAAGGGGACAGTGGAGGAGAGTATTCTTCACCTTCAGGAGTCCAAATCGGAGCTGGCAGAACGGATTGTGACAGAGGGCAGTGTCTCTCTGGCCGGCCTTGGGCGGGAGGAGCTCTTAAAGCTGCTGGAGCCGTGA
- the rd gene encoding rubredoxin produces MKKYVCDVCGYIYDPAEGDPDNGVAAGTAFEDIPESWVCPLCGVGKDQFSVEE; encoded by the coding sequence ATGAAGAAATATGTATGTGACGTATGCGGCTATATCTATGATCCGGCTGAGGGAGATCCGGATAACGGAGTGGCAGCAGGAACAGCCTTTGAGGATATTCCGGAGAGCTGGGTATGTCCGCTGTGCGGCGTAGGCAAGGATCAGTTTTCTGTTGAGGAGTAA
- a CDS encoding MarR family winged helix-turn-helix transcriptional regulator, producing MEERKGLLGRVMEKCAVTARLHQNYLRREMEKTGISKSQRQLLLYIEKNPGATQREIAARRNVSTASVAVAVKKLEKEGYLIKDTDRTDSRRSCLRLTCGGQKVADESKRLFEYTEASMFSGFSEEEILQFENFLNRIIKNGESLLQEESR from the coding sequence GTGGAAGAGAGAAAAGGGCTGCTTGGCAGGGTAATGGAGAAGTGCGCGGTGACTGCCAGGCTGCACCAGAATTATCTGAGAAGGGAGATGGAGAAGACTGGAATTTCTAAAAGCCAGCGCCAGCTCCTTCTCTATATTGAGAAGAACCCGGGGGCAACCCAGAGAGAGATTGCAGCCAGGCGAAATGTTTCTACAGCGTCAGTGGCGGTAGCCGTAAAAAAGCTGGAAAAAGAGGGATACCTGATAAAGGATACTGACCGGACGGACAGCCGGCGCAGCTGTCTGCGGCTGACCTGCGGCGGACAGAAGGTGGCGGATGAGAGCAAACGGCTGTTTGAATACACAGAGGCTTCCATGTTTTCCGGTTTTTCGGAGGAAGAGATTCTGCAGTTTGAGAATTTTCTGAACCGGATTATTAAGAACGGTGAGTCTCTTCTCCAGGAGGAAAGCAGATAG
- a CDS encoding glycerophosphodiester phosphodiesterase family protein has protein sequence MVLTIPMMLPVVIPGMMTVSCLSLFYCMKPESGRKERLADFEKYYIAHRGFHNNEEGCPENSLPAFRRAAKMGYGIELDVQLTKDKRPVVFHDYDLKRAAGADRMVEDCTYEELKAYGLFGTKERIPLLEEVLSAVGGRVPLVVEIKAERKYRELCEIVAACLDRYSGLYCMESFSPLAVRWFKKNRPHVLRGQLATNHRREGLKTPWPAQLVLTNCLLNAWSGPDFIAYNCRFSESLAVRLMRRIHKCKMAAWTIKSQKDLEKQRKRFDLFIFDSFRPEEEKERKEE, from the coding sequence ATGGTATTGACAATTCCGATGATGCTGCCAGTTGTGATTCCGGGTATGATGACAGTGTCCTGTCTCTCACTTTTTTACTGCATGAAGCCGGAATCAGGGAGAAAGGAGCGGCTGGCTGATTTTGAAAAATATTATATAGCTCACAGAGGGTTTCACAACAATGAGGAGGGCTGCCCGGAAAATTCCCTTCCCGCCTTCCGAAGAGCAGCAAAGATGGGGTATGGGATTGAGCTGGATGTGCAGCTCACCAAAGATAAGCGCCCTGTGGTGTTCCATGACTATGACTTAAAACGGGCCGCAGGAGCGGACAGGATGGTGGAGGACTGTACTTACGAAGAGCTTAAGGCTTACGGACTGTTCGGAACGAAGGAGCGCATTCCGCTGCTGGAAGAGGTGCTGAGCGCTGTGGGAGGACGGGTTCCGCTGGTTGTGGAGATTAAGGCAGAACGAAAATACAGGGAGCTCTGTGAGATTGTGGCGGCCTGCCTTGACCGCTACAGCGGCCTTTACTGTATGGAGTCTTTCAGCCCGCTGGCAGTCAGATGGTTTAAGAAAAACAGGCCTCATGTGCTGAGAGGACAGCTTGCCACCAACCACAGACGGGAAGGGCTTAAGACTCCGTGGCCGGCACAGCTGGTGCTTACCAACTGTCTGCTGAACGCATGGAGCGGACCGGATTTCATTGCTTACAACTGCCGTTTCTCGGAATCTCTGGCTGTGCGTCTGATGCGCAGGATCCACAAGTGCAAGATGGCAGCCTGGACCATCAAGAGCCAGAAGGATCTGGAGAAACAGAGAAAACGGTTTGATCTGTTTATTTTCGACAGCTTTCGGCCGGAGGAGGAAAAGGAGAGAAAAGAGGAGTAA